A single region of the Betaproteobacteria bacterium genome encodes:
- a CDS encoding transposase: MDPTSWQIFTGLTGHRHLPDARTIWAFKEMLAREGGAEAVLEMPKAKGLIDRVQRKDDPNRCDQTGIHARNRTLSRIRSRVEHVFGDWAQSSGKTLRCIGKVRAKAQTILRACVYNLRRWVTLDRRGACGA, translated from the coding sequence GTGGATCCGACGAGCTGGCAGATCTTCACTGGACTCACCGGCCATCGGCATCTGCCCGATGCACGCACGATCTGGGCGTTCAAGGAAATGCTGGCCCGGGAAGGTGGCGCCGAAGCGGTGCTCGAGATGCCCAAGGCCAAGGGACTGATTGACAGGGTGCAGAGGAAGGACGACCCGAACCGCTGCGACCAGACCGGCATTCACGCGCGCAACCGGACCCTGTCCAGGATTCGCTCACGCGTCGAGCACGTGTTCGGCGACTGGGCGCAATCGTCGGGAAAGACGCTGCGCTGCATCGGTAAAGTTCGCGCCAAGGCGCAGACCATCCTTCGTGCGTGCGTGTACAACTTGCGGCGTTGGGTGACGCTCGACAGGAGAGGTGCGTGTGGCGCCTGA
- a CDS encoding TonB-dependent receptor — translation MAIFAVTAQAQQADPVAVEAAKQAAAKKDAAAATAKSSAQSLETVVVTGIRRGIEEAISVKQSSNSIVEAISAEDIGKLPDNSIAESIARLPGLAAQRVAGRATTVSIRGMSGDFASTLLNGREQVSTGDNRAVEFNQYPSELLSGVLIYKTPDGSLIGQGLSGTVDLQTVRPLSFSKRTVAVSLRGEKNSLGSLNSGVSANGNRLSASYIDQSADKTFGIALGYAHLDSPSQVQRWEAWGYATADTASPGVPAGTQALGGNKIYVESVKAKRDGLMAVLEWKPNKDFSSLVDLYYSKFDQDTTSRGMEFGTVWGAESYTNPVVKGGFLTSANWIGIKPVIRNDLNTRTDDIKALGWNSKLNMAGGWTAVGDLSWSKAKRDESILETYAGTTGAKSNFLFTQDLGTGMPSYQTGLNYADASVIKLVDSGGWGQDGYIKFPKVTDELKSLRLSGKHDMQGIFSQVDVGLNYSERSKTRLSSEFLVNLKSSPSSVPSGLLVSPTSLGFIGIPGVLSYDVQGAKDQLYNLVAKLHPDIFNKDWTVEEKVTTVFGKLDIDTEWASLPIRGNVGVQIINTNQSSTAFAVGDGNVTTGVSSYTDGKKYTDFLPSLNLAVSLSDEQTIRLGIARTMVRARLDQLRASNNYSLSATDRKWSGSGGNPRLDPFRANSYDVSYEKYFGTKAYVSIAAFYKDLKSYVYQDRINKDFTGFPNPSNGAITPISNIGGFDTPVNGQGGRMNGVEFTASLPFNLITPALDGFGAVVSHADTDSGIKPNGPSGGTQPLPGLSRRVTNLTAYYEKYGFSARVSQRERSAFVGEVTGFGADREFRYIKGERVIDAQVGYAFDSGALKGLSVLLQVNNVNNTPYQTYDSVPEKPNQYTTYGRTTMLGVNYKF, via the coding sequence ATGGCAATTTTTGCCGTGACAGCACAAGCGCAGCAAGCGGACCCAGTTGCCGTGGAAGCTGCCAAACAGGCAGCGGCAAAGAAGGATGCGGCAGCGGCAACGGCCAAATCCAGCGCACAAAGCCTGGAGACGGTTGTTGTGACTGGTATCCGCCGCGGTATTGAAGAAGCGATCTCGGTCAAACAGTCTTCGAATTCAATCGTCGAAGCGATTTCTGCGGAAGACATTGGCAAATTGCCTGATAACAGTATTGCCGAGTCGATCGCGCGTCTGCCTGGTCTCGCTGCACAGCGTGTTGCCGGACGTGCCACCACCGTCAGCATCCGCGGTATGTCGGGCGACTTCGCCAGTACGTTGCTGAACGGTCGCGAGCAGGTTAGTACGGGCGACAACCGCGCTGTCGAATTCAATCAGTACCCATCTGAACTGCTGAGCGGCGTTTTGATTTACAAGACACCCGATGGCTCGCTCATCGGTCAAGGCCTGTCCGGCACGGTCGATTTGCAAACAGTACGCCCCCTGTCATTCAGCAAACGCACGGTAGCAGTCAGCTTGCGCGGTGAGAAAAACTCGCTGGGCTCCCTGAACAGCGGTGTTTCGGCGAACGGAAACCGCCTCAGCGCCTCATACATCGATCAATCTGCTGACAAGACTTTCGGTATTGCCTTGGGTTATGCACATCTGGATTCGCCCAGCCAGGTACAACGTTGGGAAGCTTGGGGTTATGCGACCGCCGACACGGCGTCACCTGGTGTCCCGGCAGGTACTCAAGCGTTGGGCGGCAACAAGATTTATGTTGAGTCGGTCAAAGCCAAACGTGACGGCTTGATGGCCGTGCTGGAATGGAAGCCCAACAAGGACTTTTCCAGCCTTGTCGACCTTTACTATTCAAAATTTGATCAGGACACTACCTCACGCGGCATGGAGTTCGGAACAGTCTGGGGCGCCGAAAGCTACACAAATCCGGTAGTGAAAGGCGGCTTCCTGACTTCGGCCAACTGGATCGGCATCAAGCCGGTGATTCGCAATGACCTGAACACGCGAACGGATGATATCAAGGCGCTGGGCTGGAACAGCAAGCTCAATATGGCCGGCGGCTGGACGGCGGTCGGTGACTTAAGCTGGTCAAAGGCAAAGCGCGACGAATCAATTCTTGAAACCTATGCGGGTACCACGGGTGCGAAAAGCAATTTCCTGTTCACCCAGGATCTTGGAACCGGCATGCCGTCATACCAGACGGGTCTTAACTACGCCGATGCCAGCGTTATCAAGCTGGTGGATTCAGGGGGTTGGGGGCAGGACGGCTATATCAAATTCCCGAAAGTCACGGATGAACTTAAGTCTCTTCGCTTGAGTGGGAAGCACGACATGCAGGGAATCTTCAGTCAGGTTGATGTCGGACTGAACTATTCCGAGCGTTCAAAAACCCGGTTGTCGAGTGAGTTCCTGGTGAACTTGAAATCTTCTCCGTCATCGGTACCGTCTGGGCTGCTGGTGTCGCCAACGTCGTTGGGCTTTATCGGCATTCCCGGCGTACTCAGCTACGACGTTCAAGGCGCCAAGGATCAACTCTACAATTTGGTTGCGAAGCTTCATCCGGACATCTTCAACAAAGACTGGACCGTCGAAGAGAAGGTGACGACGGTTTTTGGCAAGCTTGACATCGACACCGAATGGGCATCGTTACCGATTCGCGGCAATGTCGGCGTCCAGATTATCAACACCAATCAGAGCTCAACGGCATTTGCGGTCGGCGATGGCAACGTAACCACTGGTGTCAGTAGCTACACGGACGGAAAGAAATATACCGATTTCCTGCCAAGCCTGAATCTGGCGGTTAGCCTTTCCGATGAGCAAACGATCCGCCTGGGTATTGCAAGAACAATGGTCCGCGCACGACTGGATCAGCTCCGGGCGAGCAACAACTATAGCCTGAGCGCGACCGACCGCAAGTGGAGTGGAAGTGGCGGCAATCCGCGTCTGGATCCTTTCCGCGCAAATTCGTATGACGTGTCGTACGAAAAATACTTCGGAACCAAGGCTTATGTTTCCATCGCTGCTTTTTACAAGGATCTCAAGTCCTATGTTTACCAGGACAGGATAAATAAGGATTTCACCGGCTTTCCGAATCCCAGCAATGGCGCGATCACCCCGATCTCGAATATCGGCGGCTTCGACACTCCGGTAAATGGACAAGGCGGACGGATGAATGGCGTCGAATTCACTGCGTCGCTACCTTTCAACTTGATCACTCCGGCACTTGATGGGTTCGGTGCGGTCGTGAGCCACGCCGATACCGACAGCGGGATAAAGCCGAATGGACCCAGTGGCGGCACTCAGCCATTGCCCGGTCTTTCCAGGCGGGTTACCAATCTGACGGCCTATTACGAAAAGTATGGATTTTCCGCGCGGGTCAGCCAGCGTGAACGCTCCGCCTTTGTCGGCGAAGTGACCGGGTTTGGCGCAGACCGCGAGTTCCGGTACATCAAGGGTGAAAGAGTGATTGATGCCCAGGTCGGCTACGCGTTTGACAGTGGCGCGCTAAAAGGACTGTCTGTTCTGCTTCAGGTCAATAACGTGAACAACACGCCATACCAGACCTATGACTCCGTGCCTGAAAAACCGAACCAGTACACCACCTATGGTCGTACCACAATGCTGGGTGTGAACTACAAGTTCTAA